One part of the Glycine soja cultivar W05 chromosome 11, ASM419377v2, whole genome shotgun sequence genome encodes these proteins:
- the LOC114377458 gene encoding glucose-1-phosphate adenylyltransferase large subunit 1-like: MVSACVTLKANTHLVKSRKDNTFRQDGGFLGERIKGGLNYSPWIINQLASTSSLRTQEKVNKAKPGVVSAVLTSSNIKESVAFQMPSFLRRKADPKNVVSVILGGGPGIQLFPLTKRAATPAVPVGGCYRLIDIPMSNCINSGLNKIFVLTQFNSASLNRHISRTYFGNGINFGDGCVEVLAATQTQGEAGNNWFQGTADAVRQFTWVFEDAKHANIENVLILAGDHLYRMNYMDLVQSHVDRNADITVSCAAVGESRASDYGLVKADARGRIIQFSEKPNGADLKAMQVDTSVLGLPLHEAKRSPYIASMGVYVFKTDVLLRLLKWRYPTSNDFGSEIIPAAVRENNVQAYFFIDYWEDIGTIKSFYDANLALTEENPMFKFYDPKTPIYTSPRFLPPTKIDKCRIVDAIISHGCFLRECTVQHSIVGERSRLDYGVELQDTVMMGADYYQTESEIASLLAEGKVPIGIGRNTKIRNCIIDKNAKIGKDVIIMNKDGVQEADRPEDGFYIRSGITVILEKATIEDGTVI; this comes from the exons ATGGTGTCTGCCTGTGTGACCTTGAAAGCCAATACCCATTTAGTAAAATCGAGAAAAGACAATACTTTTCGTCAAGATGGTGGTTTTTTGGGTGAGAGAATCAAAGGGGGTCTGAATTACAGTCCCTGGATCATTAACCAATTGGCCTCAACTTCAAGTTTGAGAACCCAGGAGAAGGTGAATAAGGCCAAACCTGGTGTTGTTTCTGCTGTTCTTACATCAAGTAACATCAAAGAATCAGTG GCCTTTCAAATGCCATCGTTTCTCAGAAGAAAGGCTGATccaaaaaatgttgtttccGTCATATTGGGAGGGGGCCCTGGAATTCAACTCTTTCCTCTTACCAAACGAGCTGCCACACCTGCT GTTCCTGTTGGTGGATGCTACAGGCTTATAGACATCCCAATGAGCAACTGCATCAACAGTGGCcttaacaaaatatttgtacTGACACAATTCAACTCTGCATCCCTCAACCGTCACATCTCCCGCACCTATTTTGGAAACGGAATCAACTTTGGGGATGGATGTGTGGAG GTTCTGGCGGCTACTCAAACACAAGGAGAAGCTGGAAACAACTGGTTCCAAGGAACAGCAGATGCTGTGAGGCAATTTACATGGGTATTTGAG GATGCCAAGCACGCAAACATTGAGAATGTATTGATCTTGGCCGGAGATCATCTATACCGAATGAATTACATGGACCTTGTGCAG AGTCACGTTGACAGAAATGCAGATATTACAGTATCATGTGCTGCTGTAGGTGAAAG CCGTGCATCAGATTATGGATTGGTCAAGGCAGATGCCAGAGGTCGCATCATCCAATTTTCAGAAAAACCCAACGGAGCTGATCTGAAAGCAATG CAAGTAGATACCTCTGTGCTCGGGTTGCCACTCCATGAAGCAAAAAGGTCACCATATATTGCATCTATGGGGGTTTATGTATTCAAGACAGATGTTTTACTCAGGCTTCTGAAATGGAGATATCCTACATCCAATGACTTTGGATCTGAAATCATTCCTGCAGCTGTGAGGGAAAACAATGTCCAA GCGTATTTTTTCATTGACTATTGGGAAGACATTGGaacaataaaatcattttacgaTGCTAACTTGGCTCTTACTGAAGAG AATCCAATGTTCAAATTTTATGACCCCAAGACACCCATTTACACATCTCCAAGATTCCTACCACCAACAAAGATTGACAAATGCCGG ATTGTGGATGCAATAATCTCCCATGGATGTTTCCTGAGAGAATGCACTGTCCAACATTCCATTGTGGGCGAACGTTCACGTTTGGATTATGGTGTTGAACTCCAG GACACTGTAATGATGGGAGCTGACTATTACCAAACTGAATCCGAAATTGCTTCTCTGCTGGCAGAGGGGAAGGTTCCCATTGGGATTGGAAGGAACACAAAAATTAG GAACTGCATAATTGACAAGAATGCAAAGATCGGGAAAGATGTCATCATCATGAACAAAGAT GGCGTTCAAGAAGCAGATAGACCAGAAGATGGATTTTACATTCGATCAGGAATCACAGTCATATTAGAGAAGGCAACAATAGAAGATGGCACTGTCATATAA